AAAAGAAGCTTCTTTAGGTAATAGGATGTGTGGAATTCAGCTTTTGTTAGCTTTAGGTGGAGTGAAAAATTTGTTATGGTGTTATGACACAATTGGCCTGTCCAATTAGAATGCTCAGTGTAAAACGGGCAAGCTGTGTTACTGCTAACTCATGATAATGTTGCTAGTGAAGCTGTTGTGTTGAGATCTACTAAATATTAATATCTTTAAAAATCTTTTCTATAAATTTGGGTAACGGACTTAGTTTCCTGCAATTTTCGGCTGTTAATTCTGTGATATAACAATAGCAATTCTTTTTGGGTCTTTTTAATTCCACAAACAGGAAGCAAACATGTGTCAATGCAATTATCCAGAGGACTTTCTGGCTTAACTGATTTTCTGTTCAATAAAAGGTATGTTATGCAAAAATGTATCTTCACTTGGATGCTGTTAAGATACTGTCATTCGTTTTCTCATTGTCCTCCCTATTGAAATTTTTTCATCGTACTGACATAATGGAATTCCGAGATGCTCTATGCGATGTTGTTTTCTATACATTTTGTGGCACCCACTTGTTCAAATAAACATGCATGCATATTCCTGTACACATACTCCTCTCACAGTATGGGACAATTGTAGTCTGTTGCACTGTAATTTACTGACCTTATATGTTGAAGGGCTTTTGTGGCCTTCTGTGTTAATGTTGGTTTGTTTTGGTTGAATTCTTGATCCGTTCATGGCTGTTCTTTAGACATTTTGAATGGGTTTGAGGGATTTGAATGGACGTCATCTCTGTTGCTTTTACAATATGCATAGTTAAAAGATATGTGAACAtgcagggaaaaaaaaaaaaagaaacatgtAAACTGCAAACACAGACATATAGGTACATTTGACAGATTCATCATTGAAATGAGCAGAAATCTTGATGAAGTGGCAAACAGCAAGCGCAGACGTCTAAGGCCTGGAAAAGTATCACCTCGTCGACCTGTCCCAAATCATATACCAAGGCCATCCTATGTTAATTCTTGGCAATCACCTGGAATTGCAAGTGGACCTGAAGTACATGATGAGAAGGGGATCGAGTGCATGAGAGCTTCTGGAAGGCTTGCGGCACAGGTTCTTGAATTTGCGGGGACTCTAGTCAAGGTAGCATGGTGATTCTTTTGGCTTTTCAATTGGGTAGAACATTATTAGACATGACATGCCTCAAAGAAGCTTTGGCAGATAAACTCTTTTCCTCTATACCAtgatctttttaaaaaaaaaaagaaaaatcttatAAGAGTTGGATTGGCAGATTAGACTCTGAATTTGTAAGTTTGTATGTTTAAATAACAAAGTTCCTCTTCTTATCATTGCATAATAATTTTATAGTTGTTAACCTGCATCTTTTATGCTAATAAAGCTTTGCAATTAGTTGTAAAATCTTTTTAGTTAATGAGTAGTCTAGTTAGAAAGAAAATAGAGATTGTGAATTGTGCTGAAGAAAAGGTTTTCTGTTTATTGAATTTTCTGATTGTTGCTTCTGTTGGCAGCCAGGCATAAAGACAGATGAAATTGATGAAGCAGTTCACCAGATGATAATAGATAATGGAGCATATCCCTCACCTCTTGGCTATGGTGGGTTTCCTAAGAGTGTTTGCACATCAGTGAATGAGTGCATTTGCCATGGAATACCAGACTCCTGTGCTCTTGAGGTCCTTTCTGTTTtaacttcttaatttttcttcATCCTTCGTAGCTAAGTTATTCTTTCCTTTAATGTGTAAATTTTACTATGCAGGATGGTGATATTATCAATATTGATGTTACAGTGTATCTAAATGTAAGCATCTGTCTGTTTTTCCTTTTGCTACCATTATATGTGTGTGTGCTAAATACAAGTGTGCTAGTTACAATGGAAGAGTTTATTGCTTAGCTATCTGTAATTGTGTGTACTCTTAATAGTTTTCCTTTTTGTAATTGTTGCCTTAGTGTGTATACTTCAATTGACTGATTGTGATAACAGGGTTATCATGGTGATACATCAGCAACTTTCTTTTGTGGAGAAGTTGATGACAAAGCCAGAAACCTGGTTCAGGTAACTTTATGGAACTGTAAAATTTGTAGACTCCCATGAATTTTGTTTGTATTTGCAAGTCATAAGTGCCAACTTCCTCACTAGTTGAATAGTTTGGAATTCAAAATATTATATTTGGTTGGGTAGATGCACATGAAAAGTTGAAAACAATCCCAGTTCACAAGAATTGCATGTTTTCTTGTTAACTTTGCTAACACCAAAATGGAGAAAAAAAATATTGGAGGGACTAGGGAGTGTGTTGTGGGGGAGTAAGTAAATGCATTACTTATAGTTGTCATTAGTGTTATTAAGGTGAAAGGCGCCAAGGTACGCTATGACCTTGGGCGAGAGGCGAGGCTAGAGCTTTTTGAAGGGAGGCGCCATAATtacttaaattttatatatatatatatagagaaagacttttaatataaaaattcatacttttaattagtttaagtaaaaaacttattttcatttcacctaaacaattaagggaaaattaaaataaaattgtcaTGATATTAGCCTAAACAAAAATCATATCACAAATTCACAATACCCATCTGATAAAATGCATATCACGATACCCATATGACAAAAAATTAAACAACAAATTAACAAGAAACATAtcttacaaaaaaattaaaataaaaaaataataaaattgctGTTTTGGTTTAAAAATGGCGTGAGAGTGAGAGAAGTACTGTAGAATAGAAGAAGAgagaaggaggagagaaaagaagaagaaaagtaaaaaggaaaaaaaaaataaaaggggaAAACAAGGGGTGCTGTCTGCTGTGTTGAAAGAATAATAGaatagaagaagagaagaagaaagagaggaaagaaggagagagagagagagagagagagagagagagaggggggaaGGATAAGACATGAGAGACATACCTCAGGATTGAGAGAGCtgctgtgagagagagagagagagaggtgcggCTGTGTTCTGTTTCTGGCGTGACAAAATGAGCTGCTGTGTTCTCTTAgagttttttaatttttgttgtgTTAAAAaacaattagaaaataaaataaaaaagttaacGCAGCATGCAAAAGGCATCGCCTCATTGCCCCAACATCTGGCATCTCTGCCTTTGTGGCGGTCACCTCCCAGAAGCCAGGCGAGGCAAAGCCAGGCGAGGCACTAGAGGGTCACCTCACATCGCCTGGCGCCTCAGAGCGCCTTTAAAAACACTTGTCATAAAATTAGCCAGATTGGATAGTCAACGATATTTCGTGCATGTGAGCTGGTTTATAATGAGCTTGGGGTCTATAACCTAGATGTTCAAGCTCATCTAAGGCAAGTGACAAGCTAGCCACTTGCTTGGGGATATTATATATACGTTATGCCATCAAACGACCTACATAGCTTTAGTGTGAATCCCAAGGCTAGTTAATTAAGTTAAGAGTGGAATAGTTAACAAGGACACCCTACTTTCCCCATCTTAATCTGTTTTGACTGGATAGTCATATGCCCTGCAATTGTAACTTATCTTAGTGTTTCACAGTTCCATAGATAATCATTTCACATGCCTCTTTCTATGGACCTCACCAATTTTTTTGTCCATTCTCTGGTGTCACATAGTTTAAACTCTAGTTGATTGAAATAGTAAATTTAGTAATTATATTATATGATCTAAAGCCTTAATATGGTCATGCCTAACTGGGAACTgctaatgccatgatgaaattaAATGTTATTATTTCAATCTGTATATGTTGAACTCAATTTCTGCATTCTTTCATTGTTAAATTCTTGCGAAGTGGTCTCTTGTGAAGAATACCTGTTTGACTTGCTGGTTTGTGTCATGCAAGTTCCTTTGTTTTAGTCATATGTTTATGAATAATACTTATTTGGTTTTTATATAGGTAACTAAAGAATGCCTTTATAAAGCAATATCAATATGTGCACCAGGAGTGGAGTTCAAGAAAATTGGCCAAACAATACAGTATGGCATCTTCTTTGGCAGTTCTTTTACAATCTTAGATTTTATCCATTTTCCTGCATGCAGAAATATGTCGTAGGATGATGAATTGATTTTTCAAAAGTAGATAATTTGTTTTCTAGGTTGCCATTTTGATTTTCTGCTTCTAATTTCCTTGGCTTAGCTTTCTCCTCTTGTCTCTAGTTGCATCGGATAGAGTACTCCTGTTGGTTATTTACTATTAACTTAATCAATTTTCCGACTCAAGAACTTGAATAATGTCCAATGACTACTTGAGTCTTGAGGAAAATGGAAATTCTTCCAGAATTTCATCAGTTTGTTGAAGGCAGCATTAGCATTTTTTATTTGATACATGTCATGTAATGTGAATTATACATATTCAAATTTCTTGCCTTGATTGTATACTCATTGATAACTAATATTTTTCTTTCCAAAGTGACCATGCAGATAAATATCGTTACGGTATTGTGCAACAGTTTGTTGGCCATGGTGTTGGACGTGTTTTCCATGCTGATCCAGTTATTCTACACTACAGTACTTACACCGATCTTGATGCTTTATTGGCTATATGCTGGTTTAGTTATTCCATGATTTAGTTAGATGATATCCATGTGTGTGTTTTATCCTCTTAGCAAAAATTAGGTCCGACCATTTGAAACTTTGATTATTAGGTAACATTATCAATAATTATACCTTAAGAGTTCTGATTAAATCGACTGTACAGGACTAAATTCATGATGAAGTTGTATCTGGCCAAAGATTTGGATTTTGCCTGAATTCTCAAGAGActtctctttttaattttatcaaaaaataataaaaagggtACTAACTACTGTTAAGTAGCATAAAGGAGCAACATGTAAAGAACTAGTCGCTTACCCTTCCATTCTGCAATTCTTTTCAGGAAACAATTATGGTGGACGCATGATGTTGAATCAAACCTTCACTATTGGTAAGGATCCATAAAATTGACCACATGTTCTTCATTAATTGTCATGTCTCTGATATTCAGTGTCCCATTGAAATGAACTTTAGTTGTGGACCTCTCACGTTTAAATAGATAATTCTTTCATTTAGGCATTAGTGACATAAGTCATCGTTTGCCactcattgatttttttttttgttatagagCCAATGCTGACAATGGGTAGCATTAATCCGGTAATGTGGAATGATAACTGGACAGTTGTTACAGAAGATGGAAGCCTATCAGCACAGTTTGAGCACACCATTTTAATAACAAAAGATGGGGCTGAGATACTGACCCAATGTTGAATGTGTATTTTCAGAGTGCATCTGTCCATCTTCAGGATTTACACCATCTACATGCGATTGAATTGGCCTCTTTGGATTGTAAGTTGTATCTTAATCATGACCCATTTTTGAAACTCGAAAGGCGTCCTGCAAATTACATGAATTCATTCACTGTTAACTGTAAGCATGTTAAATTATACTGAATAATATTTCCTGATGAAATGAATATAATGAATTGTCAGACTGATTCCACCTTAAGATATTTCTCTTCTTATTGCAATTTCCTCATATCACTTGGCTTGGACAAAATAAGCTTTGAGGTTGTATGCAGATCAAACATCTTTTGACAGATGAATCCTGTGTCATAACAAATTTAGACAGCTAGTTGTCAAGTGTAGCAGCTTTATGTCTTTCTGGGGTAGTTCGAAATCGAGTGAATTGAATTCTCATATCCATAACTAAATAAGTGATATGCTGACAAGTGACATCATCACCTGATTAACAGTAAAGTTAACGGAAAGGGATTAACAGTTAATGGATTGACAATATAGAATTAATAATATGTTTGAAatagataaattaaataattatttttttttaaatacgggattaaagaaataaattttccCTTTATTTGTTCTCCTTTGGCCGTTGCTTTGCCTATCGGAAATGCGACATCGTTTGATATGAGAGTCTTTAATCTCACAACCTCACACGCATGCATACGTTACACGTCTACTACAGGAGGATAAAAGTTAAATTTACCACCAGTGACACTTTGTTTGGACAAATTATGGGAGTTgggagaggaaggaaaataaaataaaatatttttattttttattttttgtgttttgaataaataaaaaataaagaatgataataaaaatataaggattttatagttttttttctttaattttttatttattatttaaaaagtaaattatataaataatatctCAATGTAAtaggatatttaaattttaatttgtagtaAAATTTTTGATCTTTAATtatgtaatataaaattttttgtagcttttaatagttaatttttaagttatttatactAATGTGTTGTTTATaacatttaaaaaatttaatatttccatagattaaaaattttgattaaataaattttaaattattaaaatattgatttatgtaaattaaatcattgaaattataaattgagagagaataattaatttttttataataagtattaaattaataaaaaaaagaaatattatttaatttaataaataccacattaaaaaaataattcagaTATGAATTAGTGAAGaccataaaaaattttatattatttaaattaaaaattaaagaattaaattaaaaattataaaattttatacaataaattaaaatttagatatgTACAAAATTCGGTTCATAGAGGTTACGTATTGGCGGACACGTGGCTCTTATATAATCCTCATTGgccttttttatatttttattttattttttttacctcCCATCGCCGCCTTTGTCTCAGTACTCAGCTGGAATGCTCTCTCTAGAGGAAGAAGAAAATCCCTGATATCGAatattgaaattgaaaaaaaaaaaaaaaaaccaaccaAACACTCCAAAAGTTCTCTTTCACACGCAGTCAAACTCCGGAAGTTTTCCCGAGAAAACGAAATATGGACTCAACGCCCGTGAACTGGGAAGCTTTGGACTCTCTTGTCATTGATTTCGCCAAATCAGAGAATTTAATCGAGGAGTTCTTTTCTTCCCCATCGCCATTGTCTTCTCCTTCTCCTTCCTCTTCCGTCTCCTCTTCATCTTACCAATCCAGATTGATCATTCGCCAGATAAGACGGTGCTTGGAGGCTGGTGACATTGACTCCGCCATCGATCTTCTCCGCACTCACGCTCCTTTCGTCCTCGATGACCATAGGCTTCTGTTTCGGTTGCAGAAGCAGGTTTGTTTTTTAGTTGTTTTCTTGTTGTCGAGAAAATGCTGTAATTTTTTATACGGTAGTTGGATATGACCTGAATTTGCTATAAGAATTGAAACTACTTAGTTTGATTTTATAATGATTAGATTATTAAGAATTTTGTGTGTCTTTCGATGAAGAAATTTATTGAGCTATTGAGGAGCGGGACGGATGAGGCTAGAGATTCTGCAATTGAATGCATAAGGACGACTCTTGCTCCCTGTGCTCTAGATGCCTATCcggtatttttttttatctttaatttatttttagtagGTATGTTTACAATTTGTAGCTTTCATATTAATTTGCCAACACTATGCCATTGAGGATGATAATTTTCAAGTCACAAGTCATTGTTTCAGCTGgaacttactttttaatttggcttcatTTGGCTTCATTTCTTTGATTATAATATTTAAGGGCTGTAAATTAATGCAAGTTTTGGAGCTAACGTGATTCAGGAGATGAAGTTAGATCTTAGTGTAGATGTTGCACCTTGGCTTTTTAACTCAGTTTAGACAGTGGAGATAAAGGGAAAGACTAGTTTTGGTTTCCATCATTTATCACTTAGGACTTGAATTCGTGGATTAAACCTGGCACTTGGGAATGGATGGACCATTTGTGGAGGTTCACCATTTGCAATTTCTTGAAATCTGCTTAGACTTTACGCGATGAATTAGAGGTAGCAATTTTGGACAGACATGGAATTTGTTATAGAAATATGAATATGACATGCCACAAATCCCACTAACCCAAACATAACACCATATGACATGTTTTACAGATAAATAAATTAATGATTATTTTGAGTCTACTTTAGCATGTTTAGACGTAATCACATAAACCCAAAATGGACATGGACACAATCACTGAGTTGCCACTGTCGTGAATTCTCATCCAAAATTTGAATGGCTTGTATGGAGAACCTAGCATCTTCTAGATTGGTGATTAGTTGTGAATGCCTTTTTTAGATATCAAGATGTTATGCTTGGTTTTTAATCATAATGGTTGTCTCATTGTGTTGATTATTAATCTCTCAATTAGCTCATAGtggttgaaaatattttgaagaTTTGCAGAGTATGAATCTGAAGTCATGATGTGCAACATAAACCGTATTAAGCAAATGAAATCTCAGGAAGACTAAATTATGTTGCCATTTGATGTGTATCTTATCTTCTTGTGAATTttgctttttatttttatatgtgtGATCTAGAATTGTCATATTGGCATTACACTTGATAAGCCAATTTactattttattctttttatgaGATGAATCTATTTCTGTTTGAGCGTTGGAACGGTGGTTTTTCTAAGTGGAACAGATATCCAAAAATTTCTTTCTTAACTACAATTATTTGGTTTTAATTATTTATGGGATCTGACACGTCTGTACTGTGTTTTAAGGAAGCATATGAGGAATTCAAGCATGTCCTTCTTGCCTTTATATATGACAAAGATGATCAGAGTTCTCCTGTGGCAAATGAGGTGTGCTCTATTATTATTGTTCTTCTATTTGGTGCTCAATACTGGCTTATTTACATTTTTCTTCTAGGCTGCATTTGCATCAATTTTGGCAATTAATCAGACAAAATCCTATTAATTCTGGGATTTTGATTGTTGTGCCTGGATGAACATATTTGGTTCTCAATATTGGCTcatttacatttttcttttaggCCATGTTTGCATCAATGTTggcaattaattagaaaataaagaaaaagttcTGGCATCCTATAAATTCTAGGATTGTGTGATATAGTTAGGAGCATAAACTGAACAAATTCAATATAAGATAGAAGTTTAATATTGATTTCACTGTAATTGATATCCAAATTACAATGATATAATCTCAAAGCTACAATGACTCTTCCCACTTTTTGGAAatagaaaacaaagaaaaataacaaaGACGGGAGAAAATCCCAAACTAGCTCAGGCTAGCCCAGCTACTgccgaaatacaagaaaattccCAGTACTTGTATCAGCTGATAAACTCTTATTTATAGCTGGAGAGGTGCTGCAATATTGATTCAAGGGCCATATGGAGTGCCACCTGCAAATTCCTCTAACTGCATATCTGCCATTTGATTCCCTTCCAGCTGTCCTCTTCTAGAATCCTTCTTCTTATAATTCTTTCTATAGTAGACTCTCAAAGGATTTGGATTTCGGCCCATCATTCCTGACACATCAACACTGCTCATGTCATTGTGATTGTTGTTCCTGGATGAACACCTGTTGTGAATCAAATTTGTATCTTCTATGAATAGTTAGAAGGGCCGTAACAGTGCATCTCTTCTGTGTGTTCTTGATCTTGAACGTTGGAATTTTGTGACCTTCTACGTTTGTAGTTCTGTAGTTCTGCTATGGGTTATCTAGACTGAATTATCTATGTGGTTTCAATGATGTCAACTCCAATGTTAACATATTTGTCTTCAGTGATTTTGATGCATTTAGTGATCATGCTGGTACAGATTTATGATACTTGGGACTTGGGATGGTGAAATTTAAAATTACTGAAACTAACTATTTTTTGGGTTTATGGATTATAATAAATATCTGTGGATTTGAGCAGTTCTTGTGTTTTTCCAACTttggattttggaagaaatttgtGGGAAATTGTGGTACCTCCCCTGACCATGAGGGCATATATAAATACAACGGTTTACTGTTACAGTTGGAGCTTTTGTATCTATAATTTGCAATTTTTTTACTCCTTTTTCTTTTCCAAACAAACACAAAGGAAATGTTTTTAACATGAAAACCTTTTCCAACTTGGACTTTTATTTTCGAATTAGTGGAATGCAGATTAAGAATGTTATATTTTCATTTATCATTTTTCCTTGAACAATATTGATATAAATGTAAAGCTTTCTGCAAAGTGTAAATGTATTGGATATATAATCTTGCACGCTGTGTATGTTTCAGTGGTCTGAGAGGAGGAGGTTTGACATTGCTGGGTTGATGTCTTTTGTCCTAAGAGCTCATTTACATGCATTTGATCCAGTCTTTTCAATGACATTGAGATATTTGATAAGGTTGGTCTTCAACTTTAGTTTTAACTTTTCTTGAATTTCTTTATGTTGTTTCTATGGTCATTAATGTATATGTCATGCCAA
This sequence is a window from Hevea brasiliensis isolate MT/VB/25A 57/8 chromosome 10, ASM3005281v1, whole genome shotgun sequence. Protein-coding genes within it:
- the LOC110668594 gene encoding methionine aminopeptidase 1D, chloroplastic/mitochondrial translates to MVGASSLQPRLLSSFVGDRFIQSTQPLCKLFHYNPGSKHVSMQLSRGLSGLTDFLFNKRNLDEVANSKRRRLRPGKVSPRRPVPNHIPRPSYVNSWQSPGIASGPEVHDEKGIECMRASGRLAAQVLEFAGTLVKPGIKTDEIDEAVHQMIIDNGAYPSPLGYGGFPKSVCTSVNECICHGIPDSCALEDGDIINIDVTVYLNGYHGDTSATFFCGEVDDKARNLVQVTKECLYKAISICAPGVEFKKIGQTIHDHADKYRYGIVQQFVGHGVGRVFHADPVILHYRNNYGGRMMLNQTFTIEPMLTMGSINPVMWNDNWTVVTEDGSLSAQFEHTILITKDGAEILTQC